The Deltaproteobacteria bacterium genome includes the window CATTCAACAAATGGTAATCAGCAGCAAAACCGCCTGTTGACTCAATGAGTCCTCCCCTTACTGTTACATCATAAAATCTCTTGGCAATCTGGGCGGAAAATTTTATCTCATCCTCTGTTCTAACCTCTTTTGTGGTTGTGGTTACCCCGCCTGTTGTTGTGTCTGTTGTCTTTGTCCTTCTCCTCCCCCTTGGGTCATCAACAACCTCCAGCAGGTAATATTTGTCAGCCTTAGGCTGGATTCTTAAAGAGAGGTAACTCTTTGCATCTCTTGCATCAAAAAGATATTCGCTCCTAAACCCAAGGAATGTCTTAAACTGCTCTGCCTTTGTGATATATGTGTTTATCCCTGTAAGTGTCTTGTTAAGGTTGTCATGGGTGGTTGTTTCATTAATAAGTTTACCTAGTGTCCCTTCTCCTTTTTCAATCTTCTTTGCCACATTTCCAATAGAGGATGCAGTATCATCAACCCTTTTGGCAGCGCCGCCAATAGATTCTACAGTATTAGTTATTTTAGGCTCAACATTTTTTGCAAGTTTATTTAATGTCTCCATGGTCTCTTCAAGTTTTATTGATGCATCCTTAAGGTTGCTTATGCCGCCTTTCAGGTTATCCCTGTTTTCTGCAATCACCTGATTCAAATTATCTGTTATAGTCTTCATGCTGCTGGCTATTTCAGGACTTTTATCTTTTAGCACCTTTGAGAAATCTTCAAAATTTGTAAGCATTCTGGAAAACTTCTCATCATTAGAGGCAACCACAGTATTAAGGTTTGTAGTAAGTTCTTCAATATTGGTTACAATCCGCCTTAAAACTGCCTCTCCTTCGCCACCGCCAATGACATTGCTTACAGATGAACTTACTGCCTTTATGTCTGTTGCAATCTCGCTCAACTGCCCTACGAGCCTGTCCATATCTGTATATGTTGTAACCCTTGTAATTTCTCCGCCTGGTTCCACTAAAGGCGCATTAGGCGAGCCCGGTATAAGTTCCAGATACCTTTCTCCAAGCAGCCCCTTTGTCTTTAGGACAGCAACAAAATCTGAACCAAGTTTTACATCAGGATGTATCCTCATTATAACCTTTGCCTTGTTGTCCTCAAGGATTATATCTTTGACCCTTCCAACCTCAACCCCTGCAATTCGCACAGAGGCATCCTTGTCAAGCCCTGAAGCAGAAGGCATCTTGGCAGATACCTCATAACCCTCGCCTCTGCCAAATTGAATGCCGCCAATCTTTAAAGACATATATACTAGGATTGCCACACCCAGAAGTACGAATACCCCAACTTTTGCCTCTGAAGAGAATTTAAACATCAATTACTCCGTTATTGGTTCTTACTAACAACTAAACACTATTCACTAACCACTGCCTTTAATACACCTTTATCGGTCCCTCTGCACGACCTTCCAGAAACTGCCTTAAAACAGGATTTGATGAAGATTTCATCTCATCAACTGTGCCTGTCTCTATTATCTTACCTTCATGAAGCATTGCAATCTTATCTGCTATCTTATATGTGAGCGGTATATCATGGGTTATTGCAACATATGTTGTCTTTAAACCTCTCTGTGTAGTAAGCATTAAATCCGCTATAGAATCTGACATGATAGGGTCAAGCCCTGTTGTCGGTTCATCAAACAGGACAATTTCAGGGTCCATTACAATAGCCCTCGCAAGTCCCACCCTTTTTTTCATGCCGCCGCTTAAATCAGCAGGCATCATATTTTCTACACCAACCAGACCAACCCGCTTTAATTTATCTATGACTATATTCATTATTGTCTTGTCATCCATATCAGTATGTTCTTTTAACGGGAAGCCGACATTTTCTGCAACTGTCATTGAGTCAAACAGGGCAGCGCTCTGAAAAAGCATGCCAAACCTTTTTCTTAAAATATTCAGATGCCTTTCGT containing:
- a CDS encoding ABC transporter ATP-binding protein, whose translation is MIKIRELKKYFNSTKKVLDGVDLDIEQGKITVIIGRSGEGKSVLIKHIIGLLKPDYGSITVDDEELTSMDERHLNILRKRFGMLFQSAALFDSMTVAENVGFPLKEHTDMDDKTIMNIVIDKLKRVGLVGVENMMPADLSGGMKKRVGLARAIVMDPEIVLFDEPTTGLDPIMSDSIADLMLTTQRGLKTTYVAITHDIPLTYKIADKIAMLHEGKIIETGTVDEMKSSSNPVLRQFLEGRAEGPIKVY
- a CDS encoding MCE family protein, with the protein product MFKFSSEAKVGVFVLLGVAILVYMSLKIGGIQFGRGEGYEVSAKMPSASGLDKDASVRIAGVEVGRVKDIILEDNKAKVIMRIHPDVKLGSDFVAVLKTKGLLGERYLELIPGSPNAPLVEPGGEITRVTTYTDMDRLVGQLSEIATDIKAVSSSVSNVIGGGEGEAVLRRIVTNIEELTTNLNTVVASNDEKFSRMLTNFEDFSKVLKDKSPEIASSMKTITDNLNQVIAENRDNLKGGISNLKDASIKLEETMETLNKLAKNVEPKITNTVESIGGAAKRVDDTASSIGNVAKKIEKGEGTLGKLINETTTHDNLNKTLTGINTYITKAEQFKTFLGFRSEYLFDARDAKSYLSLRIQPKADKYYLLEVVDDPRGRRRTKTTDTTTGGVTTTTKEVRTEDEIKFSAQIAKRFYDVTVRGGLIESTGGFAADYHLLNDKLKLTFEAFDFDKSRNPRLKAAATYYLGKYFFVAGGYDDFISRVGNESLFIGAGFHFDDEDIKYLLTSVPSISTK